The following coding sequences are from one Eucalyptus grandis isolate ANBG69807.140 chromosome 11, ASM1654582v1, whole genome shotgun sequence window:
- the LOC104425317 gene encoding protein DETOXIFICATION 24 isoform X2, with amino-acid sequence MDDGMEQKLSETSNLKWRIWNETRLVWKIILPSILARVSMYGIPVVTQIYIGHISELDLAAYGLIQSVLLLFVNGVLLGMSSATETLCGQAFGAGQYHMMGIYLQRSWIIDFVTATIFLPLFIFVTPLFQLLGEDEDVAVAAGEISLWFIPYIYSTVFSLTIQMYLQAQMKNLIIGWLCCGSFVLHLLLSWIMVSVLELGVPGAMIALNISIWSIVIGGFIYVFGGWCPQTWTGFTKAAFVDLIPVIKLSISSGVMLCLELWYSAILVLLAGYMQNATVAIAAFSLCVSINAWEFMISLGFLTGACVRVSNELGRGNAKAAIFSFKVIVSNSLAIGILFWALFLAFGDKISRLFTSNEEVAEAVSGLSIFLAFSFLLNSIQPVLIGVAIGAGLQGVVAIVNVCCYYIIGIPIGVLLGYVADLGIKGLWIGLLCGILAQTLVLSFLTWRTNWEEQVNRASKHLDQWLLEPEEPTESTGLA; translated from the exons ATGGATGATGGTATGGAGCAGAAACTTTCGGAAACAAGCAATCTGAAGTGGAGAATTTGGAATGAGACCAGGCTTGTGTGGAAAATCATTCTTCCGTCTATCTTGGCTAGAGTATCCATGTATGGAATTCCAGTGGTGACTCAGATATACATTGGACACATTAGCGAACTAGATCTTGCTGCTTATGGATTGATACAGAGTGTTCTCTTGTTGTTTGTGAATGGAGTTCTG CTGGGAATGTCAAGTGCCACTGAAACATTATGTGGGCAAGCATTTGGAGCTGGCCAATACCACATGATGGGTATTTATTTGCAAAGATCGTGGATCATCGATTTTGTGACAGCAACAATATTCCTTCCTTTGTTTATATTTGTAACTCCGCTCTTCCAGTTGCTTGGTGAGGACGAAGATGTGGCAGTTGCAGCCGGAGAGATCTCTCTTTGGTTCATCCCTTACATCTACTCCACTGTTTTCTCGCTGACCATCCAAATGTATTTACAAGCACAAATGAAAAACTTGATAATTGGATGGCTGTGTTGTGGCTCTTTTGTCCTTCATTTGTTACTTTCCTGGATCATGGTTAGCGTACTCGAGTTGGGGGTTCCTGGTGCCATGATTGCATTGAACATATCTATTTGGTCTATAGTAATTGGAGGATTCATCTACGTTTTCGGAGGGTGGTGTCCTCAGACATGGACAGGATTCACCAAAGCTGCCTTTGTTGACCTCATTCCCGTTATAAAGCTGTCAATTTCTTCTGGCGTGATGCTCTG CTTGGAGCTGTGGTACAGTGCCATCCTCGTCTTATTAGCAGGATATATGCAAAATGCCACCGTGGCAATAGCTGCATTCTCGCTCTG CGTCAGCATCAATGCTTGGGAGTTCATGATAAGCCTCGGCTTTCTTACAGGGGCATG CGTGCGTGTATCCAATGAACTAGGGAGAGGAAATGCCAAAGCAgcaattttctctttcaagGTCATCGTCTCCAATTCTTTAGCTATTGGAATATTGTTCTGGGCACTCTTTTTAGCTTTCGGAGACAAGATTTCACGGCTTTTTACAAGTAATGAAGAAGTTGCAGAAGCTGTGTCCGGTCTCTCCATTTTCCTTGCGTTCTCCTTCTTGCTCAACAGCATACAGCCAGTACTGATAG GTGTTGCCATCGGTGCTGGTTTACAGGGTGTGGTTGCGATTGTAAACGTCTGCTGCTATTATATAATTGGCATACCCATCGGAGTACTACTTGGATATGTGGCTGATCTGGGAATTAAG GGCCTGTGGATTGGATTGCTGTGTGGAATACTAGCGCAGACATTGGTGCTTTCTTTCCTCACTTGGCGAACAAATTGGGAAGAACAG GTCAATCGGGCATCTAAACATCTTGATCAGTGGCTTTTGGAACCAGAGGAACCTACTGAGAGTACTGGTCTTGCTTGA
- the LOC104425317 gene encoding protein DETOXIFICATION 24 isoform X1 — MLSIMDDGMEQKLSETSNLKWRIWNETRLVWKIILPSILARVSMYGIPVVTQIYIGHISELDLAAYGLIQSVLLLFVNGVLLGMSSATETLCGQAFGAGQYHMMGIYLQRSWIIDFVTATIFLPLFIFVTPLFQLLGEDEDVAVAAGEISLWFIPYIYSTVFSLTIQMYLQAQMKNLIIGWLCCGSFVLHLLLSWIMVSVLELGVPGAMIALNISIWSIVIGGFIYVFGGWCPQTWTGFTKAAFVDLIPVIKLSISSGVMLCLELWYSAILVLLAGYMQNATVAIAAFSLCVSINAWEFMISLGFLTGACVRVSNELGRGNAKAAIFSFKVIVSNSLAIGILFWALFLAFGDKISRLFTSNEEVAEAVSGLSIFLAFSFLLNSIQPVLIGVAIGAGLQGVVAIVNVCCYYIIGIPIGVLLGYVADLGIKGLWIGLLCGILAQTLVLSFLTWRTNWEEQVNRASKHLDQWLLEPEEPTESTGLA; from the exons ATGTTG AGCATCATGGATGATGGTATGGAGCAGAAACTTTCGGAAACAAGCAATCTGAAGTGGAGAATTTGGAATGAGACCAGGCTTGTGTGGAAAATCATTCTTCCGTCTATCTTGGCTAGAGTATCCATGTATGGAATTCCAGTGGTGACTCAGATATACATTGGACACATTAGCGAACTAGATCTTGCTGCTTATGGATTGATACAGAGTGTTCTCTTGTTGTTTGTGAATGGAGTTCTG CTGGGAATGTCAAGTGCCACTGAAACATTATGTGGGCAAGCATTTGGAGCTGGCCAATACCACATGATGGGTATTTATTTGCAAAGATCGTGGATCATCGATTTTGTGACAGCAACAATATTCCTTCCTTTGTTTATATTTGTAACTCCGCTCTTCCAGTTGCTTGGTGAGGACGAAGATGTGGCAGTTGCAGCCGGAGAGATCTCTCTTTGGTTCATCCCTTACATCTACTCCACTGTTTTCTCGCTGACCATCCAAATGTATTTACAAGCACAAATGAAAAACTTGATAATTGGATGGCTGTGTTGTGGCTCTTTTGTCCTTCATTTGTTACTTTCCTGGATCATGGTTAGCGTACTCGAGTTGGGGGTTCCTGGTGCCATGATTGCATTGAACATATCTATTTGGTCTATAGTAATTGGAGGATTCATCTACGTTTTCGGAGGGTGGTGTCCTCAGACATGGACAGGATTCACCAAAGCTGCCTTTGTTGACCTCATTCCCGTTATAAAGCTGTCAATTTCTTCTGGCGTGATGCTCTG CTTGGAGCTGTGGTACAGTGCCATCCTCGTCTTATTAGCAGGATATATGCAAAATGCCACCGTGGCAATAGCTGCATTCTCGCTCTG CGTCAGCATCAATGCTTGGGAGTTCATGATAAGCCTCGGCTTTCTTACAGGGGCATG CGTGCGTGTATCCAATGAACTAGGGAGAGGAAATGCCAAAGCAgcaattttctctttcaagGTCATCGTCTCCAATTCTTTAGCTATTGGAATATTGTTCTGGGCACTCTTTTTAGCTTTCGGAGACAAGATTTCACGGCTTTTTACAAGTAATGAAGAAGTTGCAGAAGCTGTGTCCGGTCTCTCCATTTTCCTTGCGTTCTCCTTCTTGCTCAACAGCATACAGCCAGTACTGATAG GTGTTGCCATCGGTGCTGGTTTACAGGGTGTGGTTGCGATTGTAAACGTCTGCTGCTATTATATAATTGGCATACCCATCGGAGTACTACTTGGATATGTGGCTGATCTGGGAATTAAG GGCCTGTGGATTGGATTGCTGTGTGGAATACTAGCGCAGACATTGGTGCTTTCTTTCCTCACTTGGCGAACAAATTGGGAAGAACAG GTCAATCGGGCATCTAAACATCTTGATCAGTGGCTTTTGGAACCAGAGGAACCTACTGAGAGTACTGGTCTTGCTTGA